TCGAGCGCGGCGTGACCGTGACATACGAGACAATCCGATGCTGGTGCGATAAGTTTGGCAACGGCTTCGCTCACCGGGTGAAAGCCGCGCGACGCAAGCCGGGTAGCACCTGGCACCTCGACGAGATGTTCGTCACGCTGCGTGGCGAACCGCACCTGCTGTGGCGCGCGGTCGACCAGCACGGCGCGGAACTCGACATCTTGCTACAAAAGCGGCGCGACAAAGCCGCGGCCAAACGCTTCTTCGAGCGTGTGCTGCGCTCGAGCCCGGTACCGCGCAAGATCGTCACCGATCAGTTGCGCAGCTATCCGGCGGCAAAGGCGGAGATCCCCGAACTTGCGAACGTGAAGCACGTGTTCGTCAAAGCGGCCGCCCGACTGAACAACCGCGCGGAGAACAGCCACCAACCGACCCGCGAACGCGAACGGCGTATGCGCGGCTTTCGCAACCCGAAACGCACACAGAAATTTCTCTCGTGCTTCGGGCCGATCAGGCAACACTTCGCGCTCAAGCGGCATCTGCTGCGCGCTTCACTCTATCGGAAACAACTCGAAGGGCGATTTGTTGCCTGGCGCGAGTTCACCGGGGTCACCCGAAATCCGTCCAGCGCCTTCTGAGGGACGCTTTTTCTTGCCGTCTTTCCGACTCAGTCTCGACAAGTTGACAGAGCCGTCTCGTCCTTGAACTGACTGAGCGGTTTTTGCTTGGCGAGAGCGCCCGCACCGCAGCCATCTTCAACACACTCAAGGCCAAGGGCGTCCGGTTTGCGATGGACGACTTTGGCACCGAGCACAGCAATCTGGGTCTGCTGGATCGCTTCCAGTTCGACTATGTGAAGATCGACCAACAGTTCGTCAATCAGGTCGACACGGGTGGCGCCGAGATCATCACGGCCATGGTCTCGGTCGCGAAGCACTACCAGTTAAAAGTCATTGCGGAAGGCGTCGAGACGGAATCGCAGCACGCCGCGTTGCGGGCAGCAGGCGTGCCATTCGCACAAGGGTATCTTTATCAGTGTCCGGTGCCAGCCGAGCAGATCGCGCCGCTGCGCCAAGATGAGGCGACTACCTAGTGAGCAGTCTTTGGAGACAAAGCCAAGCGAACGCGCTCTGCATCCGTCGTCGGGTGGAGCACGCGCTACGCCGCTCTGCCTAGTGTACGAACGAGATCGGCCAGCCGGTACGGTTTGTGGATGAAAGCAAAATCGCTAAGATTGCCGTGGTGCGCCTTTAGGGCTGGGAGCGGATATCCCGATGCCAGTACGATCTTGATATCAGGATGAAGGTCTCGCGTCGAACGCGCGAGCTGGATACCGTCGATGCCCTTCGGCATGACCACATCGGTGAACAGGACGCGGATGTCGTCGCGACGGCTCAGGGCCTCCATCGCCTGGGACCCGTTACTGGCCGTCAGGACCTCATAACCGAGGCTGCGGAAAAGCTCAGCCGTCGCATCCAGTAAGTCCGGCTCATCCTCGACGACTAACACCGTATCGAGCATGGGACCCGTAAAGCTCTCCTCATCGCCGCTTGTCCCTCTTGCTACCGGCAAGTACACGTTGACGACCGTGCCCCTACCGGGCTTACTGTCGATCACCACGTCACCGCCGGACTGCGTAATGAAGCCGTACACTTGACTCAAGCCGAGACCGGTGCCCTTACCAACCTCCTTGGTGGTAAAGAACGGTTCATACGCGCGAGCCGCAACCTCGGGGAGCATTCCTGAGCCGGTGTCAGAGACGGACACTCTGACGTACGGGCCGGGCATGAGCGCGCCCACCGTCCCTGCGGCGAGTTCAACATTTTTCACGGCGATGACGATCTTTCCGCCATCGGGCATGGCGTCGCGCGCATTGACGACGAGGTTAAGCAGTGCGGCTTCAAACCGCGCGGCATCCAGGAGAACTGGCCGGGGTCGGGGCTCCTGCTTTACTTCGAACTCGATCGCGGCATCGACTGCCCGCCGAAGCACTGCTTCGAAGCTGCGCAGCACGCCATTCAGGTTACATTTTTCGGCCTTGAGGGGCTGCTGCCGTGCGAATGAGAGCAGTTGCTGGGTCAGTGTCGCACCGCGGGCGACCGCGCGCTG
This genomic stretch from Caballeronia sp. Lep1P3 harbors:
- a CDS encoding IS6 family transposase, producing MKKSKSLYHGHRFPAEVISCAVRWYFRFQLSLRDIEELLFERGVTVTYETIRCWCDKFGNGFAHRVKAARRKPGSTWHLDEMFVTLRGEPHLLWRAVDQHGAELDILLQKRRDKAAAKRFFERVLRSSPVPRKIVTDQLRSYPAAKAEIPELANVKHVFVKAAARLNNRAENSHQPTRERERRMRGFRNPKRTQKFLSCFGPIRQHFALKRHLLRASLYRKQLEGRFVAWREFTGVTRNPSSAF